In Drosophila santomea strain STO CAGO 1482 chromosome 2L, Prin_Dsan_1.1, whole genome shotgun sequence, a single window of DNA contains:
- the LOC120455301 gene encoding lysosomal thioesterase PPT2 homolog: protein MRLHLQVLVALITCSAIPGTLAYKPVVILHGILSGAESMASLVREIEEFHPGTIVYNCDKFSGWYSLENAWRQVDQVRDYLNEVGKLHPEGIIVLGYSQGGLLARAAIQSLPEHNVKTFISLSSPQAGQYGTSFLHLIFPDLAAKTAFELFYSRVGQHTSVGGYWNDPQRQDLYMKYSEFLPLINNEKKSSNSTSFKMGMVRLDKLVMIGGPNDDVITPWESSHFSYFDENMDVIPFIKRSIFTSDSIGIRTLQEAGKLIIVVKPHVHHLAWHTRRDVIHEVIMPYLD from the exons ATGAGGCTTCATTTGCAAGTCCTGGTGGCTCTGATAACCTGCTCGGCCATTCCCGGCACACTGGCCTACAAGCCGGTGGTCATCCTACACGGAATTCTCTCCGGAGCGGAATCGATGGCTTCTCTGGTCCGGGAAATCGAAGAG TTCCATCCTGGCACCATCGTCTACAACTGCGACAAGTTCAGTGGATGGTACAGCTTGGAGAACGCCTGGCGGCAGGTCGATCAGGTCAGGGATTACCTCAACGAGGTGGGCAAACTGCATCCGGAGGGCATCATAGTGCTGG GATACTCGCAAGGAGGCCTTTTGGCCCGGGCGGCCATCCAAAGTCTGCCCGAGCACAATGTGAAGACCTTTATATCGCTTTCCTCACCACAGGCGGGACAGTACGGCA CCAGCTTCCTGCATCTGATATTTCCCGATTTGGCGGCCAAGACGGCCTTCGAGTTGTTCTACTCGCGCGTGGGACAACACACCTCGGTTGGTGGCTACTGGAACGATCCGCAGAGGCAGGATCTCTACATGAAGTACAGCGAATTCCTGCCATTGATCAATAACGAGAAGAAGTCCTCCAACTCCACATCCTTCAAGATGGGAATGGTGCGGCTGGACAAGTTGGTGATGATCGGCGGACCCAACGACGATGTGATTACTCCGTGGGAATCGAG CCACTTTAGTTACTTCGATGAGAATATGGATGTGATTCCTTTCATCAAGCGATCGATTTTCACCAGCGACTCCATTGGCATCAGGACGCTTCAGGAGGCTGGCAAGCTCATCATTGTGGTCAAACCCCATGTCCACCATCTAGCCTGGCACACGCGAAGGGATGTCATCCACGAAGTGATAATGCCCTATCTGGACTga